A genomic window from Thunnus thynnus chromosome 12, fThuThy2.1, whole genome shotgun sequence includes:
- the LOC137193374 gene encoding uncharacterized protein has protein sequence MDRLHIFLLIVTGVVSCSHDGISGSALEVTVRPGDNITLYCDCKTSPGVFIVWFRNCSHMNQPSLVLRTKYEGGVVPRDSKEILNPFPHFHLLKNQSFRSYDLLIMNITDSDEGLYYCGTERNMVEDKTTISLRKVYSYGNATRITVNSSDSSSCPVVSVVPAVSWVVMLTPAFTVFSSLFSFILVYHLNHKTDKDVHQKILNTRGQTRGNQDEDLCLTRVVFQAQHGQTHQ, from the exons ATGGACAGGCTGCATATTTTTCTGCTCATTGTCACAG GAGTTGTTTCCTGCAGTCATGATGGGATCTCTGGATCAGCGTTGGAGGTTACAGTCAGACCAGGAGACAACATCACTCTGTACTGTGACTGTAAAACATCACCTGGAGTATTCATAGTGTGGTTCAGGAACTGTTCTCATATGAACCAGCCTTCTCTTGTTCTGAGAACAAAATATGAGGGAGGTGTGGTCCCCAGAGACTCTAAAGAAATTCTGAATCCATTCCCTCATTTTCATTTGCTGAAGAACCAATCCTTTCGATCCTATGACCTGCTGATCATGAACATCACTGATTCAGATGAGGGCCTCTACTACTGTGGAACTGAACGGAACATGGTGGAGGATAAGACAACAATTTCTCTCAGAAAGGTTTACAGTTATGGAAATGCCACAAGGATCACAGTCA ACTCCAGTGACTCCAGTTCATGCCCTGTTGTGTCTGTTGTGCCTGCTGTGTCCTGGGTAGTGATGTTGACTCCAGCCTTCACTGTTTTCTCTTCGctcttctcttttattttggtttatcaTCTTAATCACAAAACAG ATAAAGACGTTCATCAGAAAATACTAAACACCAGAGGTCAAACAAGAGGGAATCAG GATGAAGATTTGTGTTTAACACGAGTTGTGTTCCAGGCTCAGCATGGACAAACCCACCAGTAG